Genomic DNA from Desulfuromonas versatilis:
GAAAAACCTCATAGAATTCAGAATTCCGAAGGCCGAAGACGTACCGCTCTCCTGACTCCCGGATTCTGCCCTTACCCCTTGACCAACCCGGCGAACCCCATGAAGGCCAGAGACAACAGGCCGGCGGTCACCAGGGCGATGGCGGTCCCCCGAAAACTTTTCGGCACCGGGCACAGATCGACCCGCTCGCGCAGCCCGGCGAACAGCACCAGCGCCAGAGTGAAACCGAGCGCCGCCCCGAGGGCGAACACGACCCCCTCGAGGAAGGAGTAGTCCTTCTGAATATTGAGCACCGCCAACCCCAGCACCGCACAGTTGGTGGTAATCAGCGGCAGAAAGATCCCCAGCGACTGGTAAAGGACCGGACTGACCTTCTGCACCACCATCTCCACCAACTGCACCAGTGAGGCGATCACCAGGATAAAGGCGATGGTCTGCAGATATTCGATGCCCAGCGGAATCAGGACGAAATATTGGATAAACCAAGTGACCACGGTAGCCACGGTCATGACGAAGGTCACTGCCATCCCCATGCCGACGGAAGTCTCCACCTTCTTGGACACCCCCATGAAGGGGCAGATCCCAAGAAACCGGGCCAGCACGAAATTGTTTACGAATACGGCACTTACCAGTATCAGCAGAAGTTCCACCATGGTCCTGGACACCTTCTCGTTGAAATGCGAATCCAAGTTGCAAATGGTCAGACCAGTGTTTATAAAATACCCGGGTCCGGCATGTCAAACTTTTTATTTATCAGCACATTCCGCAAATGCAAGCGGCTCGCCCGAGCCCCGGCGAGCCGCTTCCGATTTGCGCCCCGCCCTCCCGCGCGCAAGCCACCCTCGGTTCTGTGCGGGCCCGCCGCCAAGCCTCGCCAAGGCATCCTGCAATCCCGGCGGACCCATTCTTGACAAGGACTGGGCCCTGTGTTAAGCACTCAGCTTATTCCCATTGCCGCCGCCGAACAGGCCTCGACCTGGAACCGGGGCATCCACCAGCCAACCCAGCCTATTTAATAGAAAGGGGCCCCATGAACCACCAGCAATCCTCACAGCTGTTCGCCAAGGCCAAGACGGTAATTCCCGGCGGCGTCAACAGCCCGGTACGAGCCTTCCAATCTGTGGGCTGCGACCCCATCTTCATCAGTCGCGCCGAAGGCTCCCGCATCTACGACGTGGATGGCAACGGCTACATTGATTACGTCGGCTCCTGGGGCCCGATGATCCTGGGCCACTGCCATCCCAAGGTGGTCGAGGCGATCCGCCAGACCGCCAGCGACGGAGCCTCCTTCGGCGCCCCCACCGCCCGCGAGATCGAGTTGGCCGAACTGGTCTGCGCCGCCTACCCCAACATCGAAAAGGTGCGCATGGTCTCCTCGGGGACCGAGGCGACCATGAGCGCCATCCGCCTGGCCCGCGGCTATACCGGCCGGGACAAGATCCTCAAGTTCGACGGCTGCTACCACGGTCATGCCGACTCGCTGCTGGTCAAGGCCGGCAGTGGCGCCGCCACCTTCGGGGTCCCCACCTCGCCGGGCGTTCCCGCCGATTTCGCCAAACACACCCTGACCGCCACCTACAACGACCTGGAGGATGTCAAGGCGATCGCCGCGGCCAACCAGGGGCAGATCGCCTGCATCATCATCGAGCCCATCGCCGGCAACATGGGTTGCGTTCCTCCCCGGCCAGGGTTCCTCGAAGGGCTGCGCCAGCTTTGTGACCAGGAAGGCATCGTGCTGATCATCGACGAGGTGATGACCGGCTTCCGGGTCGCCTACGGCGGCGCCCAGGAGCGCTTCGGGGTGCGCGGCGACCTGGTCTGCCTGGGCAAGATCATCGGCGGCGGGCTCCCCGTCGGCGCCTTCGGGGGCAAAAAGGAGATCATGGAGAAACTCTCCCCCGAGGGGGGCGTCTACCAGGCCGGCACCCTCTCCGGCAACCCCCTGGCGATGAGCGCCGGGATCGCCACCCTGAAGCTGCTCCAGCAGGAGGGCTTCTACCAGAGCATCGAGGAGAAAAGCGCCTACCTCGAAAAAGGGCTGCTCGAGGCCGCCAAGCTGAGCCCGGTCCCCACCTGTCTGCAGCGGGTCGGGGGCATGTTCTGCACCTTCTTCCACCCGGGCCCGGTTTATTCCTTCGCCGATGCGGTCAAAAGCGACACCCAGGCCTTCGGCAAATTCTTCCGCAGCATGCTTGAATCAGGCATCAACCTCGCCCCCTCCCAGTTCGAGGCGGGATTCATGAGCGCCGCCCACAGCACCGAAGACCTGGACCGCACCATCGAGGCCGCCGCCAGGGCCTTCCAGAGCCTCTAGCCGGCCCCCGCCAGTAGCCGCCAAGGCCCGGCGCCCACTACAGGACGCCGGGCCTTTTTCCATCCCGCCTACCCTGCCTGATCAGCCGGCAGGATTTCGCCGTCGGCGCGAACGTAGCGCACCTCGCAGCGCAGCTCATAGCCGATCCTGGCCCGGACCGCCTGGCGAACCTGGCCGATGAGCGCCAGAACGTCCCGGGCGCTGGCCTCCCCCAGGTTCACGATGAAGTTGGCATGTCGGGACGATACCTCGGCGCCGCCGATGCGAACCCCCTTGAGACCGGCCTCCTCGATGACCCGGCCCGGCGGTCCGACCGTTGCGTGCATCTCGGCGTTGCTCAGAAAAACCGACCCACAGTTAGGCTGCTTGAGAGGGAACTTGCCGCGCCGCTCGCGCAGATCGAGCAGCATCTGGCGTCGGATGGCGCCGCGGTCTCCGGGCGGACACTCCAGTTCTACCTCCACAACCACCGCCCCCGTCCCCTGCAGGGCGCTCTGCCGGTAGCCGAACCGGCAGGCCTGCCGATCCAGGACCGCAAAGACCCCCTCTCGATCCACCACCCGGACCTTCCTGACCAGCTCGCCGATGCCCCGGCGGTGGCTGCCGCCATTCATCACCACCAGCCCCCCCAGAGTTCCGGGGATGCCGATGGCGTGCTCCAGGCCGGCCAGCCCGGCCTGCATCGTCCGGCGGGCCAGCTGCGGCACCCAGACGCCGGCCTCGGCGAAGATCCGCGGGCCGCTGACCTCGATGCGCGCCAGCTTGGCCCCAAGCCTCAGGACCACCCCGCGCAGGCCGGCATCGGCGAAGAGCAGATTGCTCCCCTGGCCGATGACCACCAGGGGGATCCCGGCCTGCCGCACCGCAGCGACCAGGGCGGCCACCTGCACCGGGGTGCGCGGTTCCACCAGCAGATCGGCCGGGCCGCCAATCCGCCAGGTGCTGCACCGGGCCAGGGGAAAATCAAAGAAGCAATCCCCAAGCTCCAGCCCCGCCAGACGTTCCAGTTTTCGCCGATATCCATTTTTCCGTTCTTGCGATCCAGTCACAGCCATAATGCTCCCGCCTCCGTGAACCGGCCGCCGCGCCGGCAGCCCCAAGTTTAACCGATTTTTGCCCCAGTGCGGGAGCCTGAAATGGGCGCACGATGCCGCTGGCCATTTTCCCCAACTTCCATTATGCTGGCGCCCATGAGTGCATCGAACGACACAGCGGCCAGCCCAAGCAGCATCTCGCTCATCCTGGTCGAACCCCAATCCCCGGGCAATATCGGCATGGTCTGCCGCGCTATGGCCAATTTTGGGGTCAGTGACCTGCGCCTGGTCAACCCCTGCCAGCACCTGCACCCCGAAGCCCGCAAGTTTGCCGTGAGCGCCGCGCCCCTGCTGGGAACTGCACGGTTGTTCCCCTCCCTGGAGGAGGCCATCGGCGATCTGCACACCGCGGTAGCCGCCACCCGCCGCGGCGGGCAGCGGCGCGGAGCCCCCCTGGTGGCCCGCCAGCTGCCCGAACTGCTCGCCGGCGTCCCTGCGCTGGGGTTCGGGCTGGTGCTGGGCCGGGAGGATTCCGGCCTCACCAGCGCCGAAGTCGCCCTGTGCACGCATACGGTAACCATCCCCTCGGAACCCGAACGCGGCTCATTGAACCTCGCCCAGGCCACCCTGCTGCTGCTCTATGAAATCTATGTCGGCACCCATGGTTGCCCCCCTTTGAATGTCGACCCCCCTGCTCCTCTCGCCGAGGTGGAGCCGATGCTCGGACAGATGGAACTGGTGCTGAATCGGATTGCCTTCCTGAACCCCGAGCAGCCCGACACGGTGCTGAATTCGCTGCGGAGGATATTCCAGCGCGCCGCGCTCTCCGGGCGCGACGTCGCCGTGCTGCGGGGCATGTGGAGCCAGCTCGCCTGGAGTATTCGCGACTGGCGGGGGCGCAAACGCGGCGAGGGCTGATTACCGCCAAAAAGCGGTTGACATTCGCCAGATTCCTGTGCTATTCAAAGCGGGTTTTAACCTACAACACTGTATTCTGTATACAATTTCCATGGCCGAAGACAAACGCCAACTCTTCAGATCGCTGGGCTTTCTCTCCAGTGTCGGGATCTCCATGGTGGCGGCTACCTTCATTGGTCTGGCCATGGGCTACTATCTCGACAAATGGCTGGGAACCCACCCCTGGATGACCCTGATCTTCCTCGGGTTCGGGATTGTTTCCGGCTTTCGCAACATTTACATCCTTACCGAGCGCGAGCTGAAGCGCCAACAGAAGGAAAACCAGAAAGACAGTGAAGGAAAAGAATGAAGACCTGCTGGGCGAACTGGCCCGGCGCAACTGGCTCATTCTCGCTGTCCTGGTGCTCGGCAGCCTGGCGTGGCGGTCCATGCCGGTCACCCTCGGGGTTCTCAGCGGTGGCCTGGTTGCGATCGTCGGCTACCAGTGGCTGTTCCGCTCCCTGCGCAGGATGCTGGCCCACCCTTCCCGGGGGGCCGCCAAGAGTTTTCAATTCGGTTATTTCATCCGACTGGGCGCCCTCGGCGCGGCGCTGTTCGTGCTCATCGCCCTGGTCAGGGTCAACCCCATCGGCCTGGCAGTCGGACTCTCGGTGGTTGTCATCAACATCGGCTGGACCACCATAAAGCGATCGATCTGAACGAGGAGGCAGTTTTCCCATGACCCACCCTTTTTTGATCCTTAAGTGGCTCGAAGAACAGCTGCACATGCATATCGGCGAGCACGTGACCTACACCTGGTTCGTCATGCTGGTGCTGATCGCCCTGGCTTTTGCCGCATCACGGGCCGTCAAGGAAGTCCCCAGCGGGCTGCAGAACTTCATGGAAGTGGTGGTCACCGGCGTCGAGAACCTGATCGAGGAGACCATGGGGCCCAAGGGCAAGACCTACTTCCCCCTGATCGCCACCTTTGCCCTGTTCATCCTGGTCTCCAACCTGATCGCCCTGGTGCCCGGCTTCTACCCGCCCACTGCCAACCTGAACACCAACGGCGCCCTGGCCCTGACTGTGTTCATCATGACCCATGTGGTCGGCATCAAAGAACACGGGATCGGCTACATCAAGCACTTCATGGGCCCTATCCTGGTGCTGGCCCCGCTGATGATCATCATCGAGTTCATCGGCCACCTGGCCCGGCCCCTCTCGCTCAGCCTGCGACTTTTCGGCAACATGTACGGCCACGAAATCGTCCTGATGATCTTTTTCGCGCTGGTTCCCTTCCTGCTGCCGGTGCCGATGATGCTGATGGGTGTCCTGGTCGCCTGCATCCAGACCTTCGTCTTCACCCTGCTGGCCATGATCTACATTGCCGGCGCCATAGAGGAAGCGCATTGATATCATTTCGTTTCGCCCCGGCGAAACTCAAGGTCCTATAGCGTATAGGAACAATCAACCACCTGAAACAGAAGGAGTAGGAACATGGAATTTTTCGCTTGGTGTATGATCGCAGCAGGTTTCGGCATGGCAATCGGCTCGTTCGGTACCGGCCTCGGCCAGGGTCTGGCCATCAAGAGCGCCGTTGAAGGCGTTGCTCGCAATCCCGGCGCTTCGGGCAAGATCCTGACCACCATGATGATCGGTCTGGCCATGATCGAGTCCCTGGCCATCTACGTCTTCGTCGTGGCGATGATCATCCTCTTCGCCAACCCCTTCACCGAGCAGGTCCTGCAGCTTGCCGCCAAGTAAGGGCGAAGATCACCGGATAGAAAAAAAGGATGCTGCCCCGCGGGCAGCATCCTTTTTTCTTTTCCTGGCAGGGCACCGCGCAGAAACCGGGCCCGTTTAAACTAGCGCAGGTCGCGGTTGCGAAAGATTCGCATGCATAGCACTCCCAGGATCGACAGACACAGCCCCACACAGACCAGCAGGTAACCAATGCTGCGACCATCACCCCAGCCCCAGAGGTCGCTGCCGGCCATAAACGCGATCAGACCCATTCCGGCAAAAGTCCCCAAGCCACCGATGATAAAGAGGGCAAAGGCGACGATTGCCAGCCCCAGCCCCAGATCCTTGGCCATGTTCTCCTTCCCCTTTCCCGCGCTCCGGGATGGTTCGCGGTGTATTGATCCAGTCAGTGTAGGGCGAGCCCAGGCCCGAAGCAACCCCTTTTTAAGCACTGGCCCCGGCGGCGAGTCGCAAGCAATTTTTTTAAAAAATCAAAACCATGTTTTTTATTTTACATTTTTTTTCCTGCATTCAAGCGACACACCTTCAAACCCCGCAAGCAAGGCGCTGCCTTTCACAGACTTAATGCATTTTGCTTATTGATATATTGTTTTATTTTATTATTCCGCGGGCATGCCACTTCGCACTTAATCACAGATGTTTCTTTTCCGAATTGACAATCATTAATAGCCGTGTTATCCAAGGGTTCCATCTGTATATTAATTGTATACAGTATACGGAAGAGGCCGGGATTCCGTCGTATTGCGAACGTCCACGCCACAGTGATTTTGGCAATGGACAGGCCTGCCACCCAAGATCCTGCGACGGAAATTCCCGCTAACGGGAGTACCTTTCTAGGAGGTGTTAAATGTCGCAGAAGCTTCACCGATTCATCCCCATGCTATTGCTGCTGCTGGCCATTGCGGTTCCGGCTGCAGCAGAAAACGGCGTCGCCATTGACCCGGCGGCCTGTATCGAATGCCACGAGGATTCGATATCCCTGCTCGAGTTCGGCCAATCGGTCCATGGCAAGAACGCCTGCACCAGCTGCCATGTCGAGGTAACCTCTCTGGAGGCCCACGCAGACGGCGAGATCATGCCCGGCCCGGTCAAATGCTCCCGCTGCCACAAGAAAGAGACGGCCGAGCACTATGCCAGCGTGCACATGCTCAACGACGTCAAATGCGCCGACTGCCACTACGACGTCCACACCCACAACTACTGGAAGGGCGACAAGAACAAGATCATCGAAAAGTGCACCACCTGCCACGATGACCACGCCGACTACCTTGACTCGATCCATGGCCAGGCGGTATCTGCCGGCAACATGGACTCGGCCGCCTGCAGCGACTGCCACAACCTGCACGAAATCAAGCCCCTGGGCGACGCCGCTTCCCACGAAAATCGCGATTTCCACACCAAGGTCTGCCTCAATTGCCACGACAACCAGGAGATGATGACACGCAACGGCGTGTTCAACGTCGCGGTCAAGACCTACATGGAGAGCTATCACGGCAAGAACTACCGCCTGGGCTATCCTGAGCTGGTCGCCGGCTGCGCCGACTGCCACACCTCGCACAACGTACGCCCCCACACCGACCCGAAA
This window encodes:
- the rsxA gene encoding electron transport complex subunit RsxA, with protein sequence MVELLLILVSAVFVNNFVLARFLGICPFMGVSKKVETSVGMGMAVTFVMTVATVVTWFIQYFVLIPLGIEYLQTIAFILVIASLVQLVEMVVQKVSPVLYQSLGIFLPLITTNCAVLGLAVLNIQKDYSFLEGVVFALGAALGFTLALVLFAGLRERVDLCPVPKSFRGTAIALVTAGLLSLAFMGFAGLVKG
- the hemL gene encoding glutamate-1-semialdehyde 2,1-aminomutase, with translation MNHQQSSQLFAKAKTVIPGGVNSPVRAFQSVGCDPIFISRAEGSRIYDVDGNGYIDYVGSWGPMILGHCHPKVVEAIRQTASDGASFGAPTAREIELAELVCAAYPNIEKVRMVSSGTEATMSAIRLARGYTGRDKILKFDGCYHGHADSLLVKAGSGAATFGVPTSPGVPADFAKHTLTATYNDLEDVKAIAAANQGQIACIIIEPIAGNMGCVPPRPGFLEGLRQLCDQEGIVLIIDEVMTGFRVAYGGAQERFGVRGDLVCLGKIIGGGLPVGAFGGKKEIMEKLSPEGGVYQAGTLSGNPLAMSAGIATLKLLQQEGFYQSIEEKSAYLEKGLLEAAKLSPVPTCLQRVGGMFCTFFHPGPVYSFADAVKSDTQAFGKFFRSMLESGINLAPSQFEAGFMSAAHSTEDLDRTIEAAARAFQSL
- the murB gene encoding UDP-N-acetylmuramate dehydrogenase, whose amino-acid sequence is MTGSQERKNGYRRKLERLAGLELGDCFFDFPLARCSTWRIGGPADLLVEPRTPVQVAALVAAVRQAGIPLVVIGQGSNLLFADAGLRGVVLRLGAKLARIEVSGPRIFAEAGVWVPQLARRTMQAGLAGLEHAIGIPGTLGGLVVMNGGSHRRGIGELVRKVRVVDREGVFAVLDRQACRFGYRQSALQGTGAVVVEVELECPPGDRGAIRRQMLLDLRERRGKFPLKQPNCGSVFLSNAEMHATVGPPGRVIEEAGLKGVRIGGAEVSSRHANFIVNLGEASARDVLALIGQVRQAVRARIGYELRCEVRYVRADGEILPADQAG
- a CDS encoding RNA methyltransferase, which produces MSASNDTAASPSSISLILVEPQSPGNIGMVCRAMANFGVSDLRLVNPCQHLHPEARKFAVSAAPLLGTARLFPSLEEAIGDLHTAVAATRRGGQRRGAPLVARQLPELLAGVPALGFGLVLGREDSGLTSAEVALCTHTVTIPSEPERGSLNLAQATLLLLYEIYVGTHGCPPLNVDPPAPLAEVEPMLGQMELVLNRIAFLNPEQPDTVLNSLRRIFQRAALSGRDVAVLRGMWSQLAWSIRDWRGRKRGEG
- a CDS encoding AtpZ/AtpI family protein, whose amino-acid sequence is MAEDKRQLFRSLGFLSSVGISMVAATFIGLAMGYYLDKWLGTHPWMTLIFLGFGIVSGFRNIYILTERELKRQQKENQKDSEGKE
- a CDS encoding ATP synthase subunit I — encoded protein: MKEKNEDLLGELARRNWLILAVLVLGSLAWRSMPVTLGVLSGGLVAIVGYQWLFRSLRRMLAHPSRGAAKSFQFGYFIRLGALGAALFVLIALVRVNPIGLAVGLSVVVINIGWTTIKRSI
- the atpB gene encoding F0F1 ATP synthase subunit A: MTHPFLILKWLEEQLHMHIGEHVTYTWFVMLVLIALAFAASRAVKEVPSGLQNFMEVVVTGVENLIEETMGPKGKTYFPLIATFALFILVSNLIALVPGFYPPTANLNTNGALALTVFIMTHVVGIKEHGIGYIKHFMGPILVLAPLMIIIEFIGHLARPLSLSLRLFGNMYGHEIVLMIFFALVPFLLPVPMMLMGVLVACIQTFVFTLLAMIYIAGAIEEAH
- the atpE gene encoding ATP synthase F0 subunit C, which encodes MEFFAWCMIAAGFGMAIGSFGTGLGQGLAIKSAVEGVARNPGASGKILTTMMIGLAMIESLAIYVFVVAMIILFANPFTEQVLQLAAK